The Spinacia oleracea cultivar Varoflay chromosome 2, BTI_SOV_V1, whole genome shotgun sequence DNA segment ACTTCAGCACGGTGACCATGAAACTCATGAAGAGGCTTCTCCGAAAGTTGGAATACTTTACGGGGAAAGATAACACAAGCTGACTCAGATGATTTTCTCAGGCTCTTGAGCTTCCCCCTTTTCTCTTTGTCAAAGTTGAGAGGTACTAATTCTCCAAGTTGATTGATTGTAAAATAGACATGTGAAGCATCAACATCAGGAACATGATCTATTTCTGACTTCTCAGACTCAATCACCTGCCATACCCTAACAATTCCATCTTCACCAGCACTTGCCAAAAACTGACCATCAGGGCTGAACTTCATTGTAAGAATAGCACCTTTATGTCCAGTAATATCTTGCCCCATATAGAGAGCTGAAAAGTCCTTTGAACGTTTCTTGTAAGTACGAACCCTTACATTGTGAGCTCTACGTCTTACAATTGATAATGACCGATCACTTTCAACCCGGTTGATCCCTGATTGTGTATCAGCAATGCATGCCACTACACCTAATCTCCTCAACAATCCTTTTTTCGCTCTCCTTTTTCCTTCCACTTTATTACTGGGTGCCAATCCAACACCTCTTCTCATAGCTCTCTGAACCAATGGCGATAAACCAAGAATCCTCTCAAATTCCTCCCCACTGAGTGTCCGATTAGAGCCCACTTCTCGAAGACTTCTAAATAATCCATCTTGCCCAAGTTCATCCACTATGAACTCCGATCCATCATCCAGATTCCTGATTCTACGGACCAAATTCTCCTCAAGAGCAACGTCCAACAAATCTTGCGTATCATTGGAGCAACACGACACAGATGACTGGCTCGATGAATGCAACTCTCTAAAACTCGACCTCAACACTGTCCCACTGGTTTCCATAACTCTAGCACTATCCACAACCTCTCCCTCAAACCTGCTAGAACTATCGGCATCATCTCTTTCCTCGTCCAATACTCGATTTGGAGATAACCCCATCAATTTCAAGAGTTTTTGGCGGCGCTCACCAATGGTCCCAGGACTCCGGATCCAAACCTCATACCCAAAATTGCGAACACCATCCTCAGGAAACCTTGATTCTGAATCAGAATTCTCCACACCATCGGATCCAGAATCAGATACAGGGGTAATATATTCTTTTGAATCAAAAAATTGGTCATCTTCTTCACTTATACTACCCATTCCACACTTGTTGGCGTTGTTGCTCATTCAACCCATAAATTAGTTCATGTCTATAATCCACTACCCCAGATGGATCAATCATAAAACCCCCAGCAAAATTGGCGCCCTCATTTACCAGAATTAACAAACACCAGCTGTACACTATTCAGTTCTCTATACAAACAAAAATGCGAacaaaattttcagtttatcaTATCAAGTTATCAACCCACAAAACACAGATCCCAATTCTAACTAATTGAACATAATTCAAATAAAAATTGACTAAaagtaattatattaaaaaaaaatcagcatCAACCCAGTAcaaaacgaataattaattatcaGAATAGAAGGAAGAAAACACACATAGATCACGGCGAAAAGGGAGcaaaaccaatttcaagaagaagaaaaaatataataatatgaaaacataattacCCAGAAAAACAAAGAATGTGAACACATAAAGTATAAAAAATGGAGAAAAATAAAGTGGGAAGCAAACAAAAAAGCGAATAAGGTGGGTAGGGATTTGCGAAGACACTAACCTGGGGAGAAGAAGTTGGGATTCTTGGAGAATTCACAGTTTTGGTGTTTCTCtctccactttctctctccaaagtgGAAGGAAGAAGAGAAGGGGTCGTGTGTATAAAATAATGGTGGAAAATGGAACAGATAAATACCAGGACAAACGGAGTAGTAATCACATGGGGGAttttaaaattgaaattaaattgaattgaatttactGGTAATGAATGAATAATTAATGGAAGAAAAACCAAATTAaagaagaaagagagagagagagaaagagaaaggaaaagtCTCGAAAAGAGTGAAATGGTGGAAGGTAAGAAGAGGTGTGTGTTTTTGTGTGCGCGTTCCGTATTCTTCCTTGGCTGCTACTGTTACGGTTACCTTTCCAGTTACCACCGCTCATGTTTGGTGATTTGGTATGTTTTACAACTCTTATTACAATCCGGAGTACAAAGTACGGACACATCAT contains these protein-coding regions:
- the LOC110786523 gene encoding uncharacterized protein, translating into MSNNANKCGMGSISEEDDQFFDSKEYITPVSDSGSDGVENSDSESRFPEDGVRNFGYEVWIRSPGTIGERRQKLLKLMGLSPNRVLDEERDDADSSSRFEGEVVDSARVMETSGTVLRSSFRELHSSSQSSVSCCSNDTQDLLDVALEENLVRRIRNLDDGSEFIVDELGQDGLFRSLREVGSNRTLSGEEFERILGLSPLVQRAMRRGVGLAPSNKVEGKRRAKKGLLRRLGVVACIADTQSGINRVESDRSLSIVRRRAHNVRVRTYKKRSKDFSALYMGQDITGHKGAILTMKFSPDGQFLASAGEDGIVRVWQVIESEKSEIDHVPDVDASHVYFTINQLGELVPLNFDKEKRGKLKSLRKSSESACVIFPRKVFQLSEKPLHEFHGHRAEVLDLSWSNNKFLLSSSVDKTVRLWRVGFDECLKVFSHSDFVTCIQFNPMDENYFISGSVDGKVRIWSILECGVVDWTDIREIVTAVCYQPNGKGAIVGSISGDCYFFNTSDNRLKMTDQISLHGKKKAPLRRITGFQFSPGDPSKLMVTTADSQVRILKGVNVICKYKGLRNAGSQISASFTSDGKHIVSASEDSSVYVWDSNKSETGHTPISSHFRSKSSCERFFSNNACVAVPWHGSPCNNVLPCLSELSPNLPGIMVRYTSERRQENQHQPSSLFSTDTISLGFSDPFNRGVATWPEEKLTSSNSLIVSSTTCKSEYKFLKTTCQNMGSSPNAWGLVIVTAGWDGRIRVFQNYGLPVRL